ATTTAAATAGACGCATATAACCATCTTAAACCACCCCTTAAAGGCGATGCGTTTAAAGATAGAACTCGTCAGTTATTTTCGCATACCATTCGCTACGATTTCCATCTTGATTCATCATGATTTCCGTGGCATTTTCCAGTTCACCGTTTCTATGTCTGGAAAAGGCCAGGAGATAGCGTTTCGGCTGCTTTCTTTCTATCGTCTTCACAGCACATTGTCTAACAATGTAAAATCCTGACATACAGGCTTCTGACACAAAATTCTCCTTTACGTCAGAAGGCAGTACAACCGAGAAAATTCCATTTTCAGAAAGTAAGCGTTTTACACCTTGCCAGAGATCCCTAAATGGCAAGGTATCAGCATGTCGAGCCATTGCCCTTTTGCTATCCGGATTTTTCAAACTATTCAGAAAGAACGGAGGATTACTGACTATCGCATCAAATTCCTCACCGGAATAATCCTGCAACCGACAATGAGCTACATCAATTCTATCACCAAAAGGACTGACTGCCACATTTTCCCTTGCCTGTCCACAAGCCTCTTCGTCAATATCAATACCTACCACCTGGGCAGCAGGAAAACGCTGAGCCATCATCAAGGCTATCAACCCCGTACCACATCCGATATCGAGAATACGAGTTCCGCCAGAAGCCCATGCTCCTAACAACACACCATCCGTTCCCACCTTCATGGCACAACGGTCTTGTAATATCTCAAACTGTTTAAATCGAAAACCTGTCATATTCTAAATTCATGCTTCATTTAATTTTCTAACGAAA
This is a stretch of genomic DNA from Segatella hominis. It encodes these proteins:
- a CDS encoding tRNA1(Val) (adenine(37)-N6)-methyltransferase codes for the protein MTGFRFKQFEILQDRCAMKVGTDGVLLGAWASGGTRILDIGCGTGLIALMMAQRFPAAQVVGIDIDEEACGQARENVAVSPFGDRIDVAHCRLQDYSGEEFDAIVSNPPFFLNSLKNPDSKRAMARHADTLPFRDLWQGVKRLLSENGIFSVVLPSDVKENFVSEACMSGFYIVRQCAVKTIERKQPKRYLLAFSRHRNGELENATEIMMNQDGNRSEWYAKITDEFYL